The Marinilongibacter aquaticus genome has a window encoding:
- a CDS encoding 3'-5' exonuclease has product MDSQLYDMLFIDIETAAQKPDFEQLPDRLKPLWQKKALQLRNEEELSPEALYTERAAIYAEFGQVICIGLGFIYAKNGVPNLRIKTLHGTHERDVLNQFLEILAAHKAKDRLLLCAHNGKEFDFPYLCRRLLINGLALPPVLNLSGKKPWQIQHIDTMEMWKFGDYKSYTSLDLLAAIFDIPSSKSDIDGSAVSHVFHAEKNLQKIAEYCAKDVLVLTQLYLRLHAMPCIPSEHIEMQTF; this is encoded by the coding sequence ATGGATTCGCAACTTTACGACATGCTCTTCATCGACATCGAAACCGCCGCTCAAAAGCCAGATTTCGAGCAATTACCCGATCGCCTCAAACCACTTTGGCAGAAAAAAGCCCTGCAACTTCGCAATGAAGAAGAATTGTCGCCCGAAGCCCTTTACACAGAACGGGCAGCCATTTATGCCGAATTCGGGCAAGTCATTTGTATCGGCCTTGGCTTTATCTACGCCAAAAACGGTGTGCCCAACCTACGGATCAAAACGTTGCATGGAACACACGAAAGGGATGTTCTAAACCAATTTTTGGAGATTTTAGCCGCCCACAAAGCCAAAGACCGCCTTTTACTCTGTGCCCACAATGGCAAAGAGTTCGATTTCCCTTACCTCTGCCGACGCCTGCTCATCAATGGCCTCGCTTTACCGCCCGTATTGAATCTCTCTGGAAAAAAGCCTTGGCAAATTCAGCACATCGACACCATGGAGATGTGGAAATTTGGCGATTACAAGAGTTATACGTCTTTAGACCTCCTCGCCGCTATTTTTGATATTCCGAGTAGCAAATCCGATATCGACGGCTCGGCTGTAAGCCATGTTTTTCATGCGGAAAAGAATCTCCAAAAAATAGCCGAATACTGTGCCAAAGATGTCTTGGTACTCACCCAGCTCTACCTCCGCCTGCACGCCATGCCCTGTATTCCTTCTGAACATATAGAAATGCAGACATTCTAA
- a CDS encoding YpdA family putative bacillithiol disulfide reductase, whose product MKTYDILIVGGGPIGLACGIEAEKAGLSYLILEKGALVNSLYNYPLNMTFFSTSDRLEIGDVPFMSINSKPTRIEALEYYRRVASKWNLPIKLFEEVRHITADGDLYTVTSNKESYLAKHVILATGFYDIPNRMHVPGEDLPKVTHYYKDPNFYAFQKVLVVGANNSAVDAAMETWRKGADVTMVIRGNEIGKRVKYWVKPDIENRIKEGSIKAYFDSSVAKISEKHVSINTPEGLVEIENDWVIAMTGYQPNLPFLKSLGIELSKDEIMKPRYDEESMETNLPNVYLAGVVCGGMNTHSLFIENSRVHAQQIVQSILEK is encoded by the coding sequence ATGAAGACTTACGACATCCTTATTGTGGGCGGAGGGCCAATAGGCCTTGCTTGCGGAATTGAAGCAGAAAAAGCGGGGCTGAGCTACCTTATTCTTGAAAAGGGGGCATTGGTCAACTCGCTTTACAACTATCCCCTGAACATGACCTTTTTCAGCACTTCAGACCGGCTCGAAATAGGCGATGTCCCCTTTATGTCGATCAACTCCAAGCCTACCCGAATCGAGGCCCTCGAATACTACCGCAGGGTAGCCAGTAAGTGGAATTTGCCCATCAAGCTGTTCGAAGAAGTGCGGCACATCACTGCCGATGGCGACCTTTACACGGTCACGAGCAACAAGGAGTCTTATCTTGCCAAACATGTCATTTTAGCCACAGGCTTTTACGATATCCCGAACCGCATGCACGTGCCGGGCGAAGATTTGCCCAAAGTGACCCACTACTACAAAGACCCCAATTTCTACGCTTTTCAGAAGGTTTTGGTTGTAGGGGCAAACAACTCGGCCGTTGACGCAGCGATGGAAACTTGGCGAAAAGGTGCCGATGTGACGATGGTAATTCGTGGCAATGAAATTGGAAAGCGAGTAAAATATTGGGTAAAACCAGATATAGAAAACCGCATAAAAGAGGGGTCGATCAAAGCGTATTTCGACTCTTCCGTGGCCAAAATCTCGGAAAAGCACGTGAGCATCAATACGCCCGAGGGCTTGGTAGAAATTGAAAATGACTGGGTAATTGCCATGACAGGCTATCAGCCCAACCTCCCTTTCTTAAAAAGTTTGGGTATAGAGCTGTCGAAAGATGAAATAATGAAGCCCCGATACGACGAAGAAAGCATGGAAACCAACTTGCCCAATGTGTATTTGGCGGGCGTAGTCTGCGGGGGGATGAACACGCACAGCCTTTTCATCGAGAATTCGAGGGTGCATGCTCAACAAATCGTGCAATCGATCTTGGAAAAATAA
- the rseP gene encoding RIP metalloprotease RseP — translation MEVLVMVGQLLLGLTILVGLHEWGHFIAARIFGIRVNKFYIFFDFLFPLPNVLNFALWKKKKGDTEYGLGWFPMGGYVDIEGMIDETKDSSKLAAEPQPYEFRAKPAWQRLIVMLGGIIVNIVLGVLIFWALTFKAGENYISMKEVNKLGIVAYPVAQEIGLKTGDKIVNVSGKPIDRFADLRGSDVILGENVYFTVDRNGKTLEIPIPNDLIEKVSDEDSEGFIEPIETFSVGEVVPDLPAAKAGIETEDRILAFNGKPVHYYHEYKEMADAHTGEKVNLTVLRGSDTLAISPTLTEDGKLGFQAMPDMKMEHIDLGLAQSFGIGAGRAFSVISDNIRGFKKIFSGQVAAGKALAGPVGIARKFYGGVWLWTRFFMITGMLSMALAFINLLPIPALDGGHAVILLYEMISGRKPSEKFMERTQQIGMVILLSLMAWVLFNDAVQALF, via the coding sequence ATGGAAGTTTTAGTAATGGTAGGTCAGTTGCTTCTCGGACTGACAATTTTGGTTGGACTTCACGAATGGGGCCATTTCATCGCTGCTCGTATTTTCGGAATTCGCGTAAATAAGTTTTACATCTTCTTCGATTTCCTTTTCCCCTTGCCCAACGTACTGAACTTTGCCTTGTGGAAAAAGAAAAAGGGCGATACCGAATACGGTTTGGGTTGGTTTCCAATGGGAGGTTACGTGGATATCGAAGGGATGATCGACGAAACCAAGGACAGTTCGAAATTGGCCGCAGAACCACAACCGTACGAGTTCAGAGCGAAACCCGCTTGGCAAAGGCTGATTGTGATGCTTGGCGGAATTATCGTAAACATCGTGCTGGGTGTGCTGATCTTCTGGGCACTGACTTTCAAAGCGGGCGAGAATTACATTTCGATGAAAGAAGTGAACAAGCTCGGAATTGTGGCTTATCCCGTGGCTCAGGAAATAGGTTTGAAAACCGGAGATAAAATTGTCAACGTATCGGGCAAGCCGATCGACCGTTTTGCCGATTTGAGAGGTTCGGATGTGATTTTGGGTGAAAATGTGTATTTCACTGTCGACCGAAACGGTAAGACCTTGGAAATTCCTATTCCAAATGATTTGATTGAAAAAGTGAGCGATGAAGACAGCGAAGGCTTTATCGAACCGATAGAAACATTTTCTGTGGGCGAAGTGGTGCCCGATTTGCCGGCGGCCAAAGCAGGGATAGAGACCGAAGACCGTATTCTGGCTTTCAACGGAAAACCTGTACATTATTACCACGAATACAAAGAAATGGCGGATGCCCACACAGGCGAAAAAGTGAATTTGACCGTATTGCGTGGAAGCGACACCTTGGCCATCAGTCCAACGCTTACAGAAGACGGGAAGCTGGGTTTTCAGGCCATGCCCGATATGAAAATGGAACACATTGATCTCGGCTTGGCTCAGTCTTTCGGCATTGGAGCCGGACGGGCCTTTAGTGTGATCTCAGACAATATCCGTGGTTTCAAGAAGATTTTCAGCGGACAAGTAGCGGCAGGAAAGGCCTTGGCCGGACCTGTGGGCATTGCCCGTAAATTCTACGGTGGAGTGTGGTTGTGGACACGCTTTTTTATGATTACCGGAATGCTCTCAATGGCTTTGGCCTTTATCAATTTGCTGCCCATTCCTGCTCTTGATGGTGGACACGCCGTTATTCTACTCTACGAAATGATTTCGGGCAGAAAGCCTTCAGAGAAGTTCATGGAACGTACACAGCAAATCGGTATGGTGATCTTGCTGAGCTTAATGGCTTGGGTGCTTTTCAACGACGCGGTACAGGCTCTGTTCTAA
- a CDS encoding DUF6702 family protein yields MERGEYAEVRDQRHDFHTSLTEIRMNAQTGSLEVTIRVFSDDFQRALENAYPEEEIDLNNAGLESLVERYIKKKFAFVKEKEVIFGKYLGKEVESDVSWLYIELKSPERLKGYSLLNTLFLELFDDQNNIVNIIYPDKKETLLFNKVLKTHPYPF; encoded by the coding sequence ATGGAAAGGGGAGAATATGCGGAGGTTCGCGATCAAAGGCATGATTTTCATACCTCGTTGACAGAAATCAGAATGAATGCCCAAACAGGTTCACTGGAGGTAACCATACGTGTTTTTTCGGATGATTTTCAAAGGGCTTTGGAGAATGCCTACCCCGAAGAGGAAATTGATTTGAACAATGCCGGATTGGAGAGTTTGGTGGAGCGGTATATCAAGAAAAAGTTTGCCTTTGTCAAAGAGAAGGAAGTGATCTTCGGCAAGTATTTGGGCAAAGAGGTAGAAAGCGACGTGAGCTGGCTGTATATCGAGTTGAAATCGCCCGAACGCCTGAAAGGCTATTCTTTATTGAACACGCTGTTTTTGGAGCTCTTCGACGATCAGAATAATATCGTCAATATTATTTATCCCGATAAAAAGGAAACCCTTTTATTCAACAAGGTTTTGAAGACGCACCCCTACCCATTCTGA
- a CDS encoding MarR family winged helix-turn-helix transcriptional regulator, with protein sequence MKKEETIDFHIKWTWHAISRMYNVYAGQNDMTMSIGYVLLNIDLEHGTPATKIGPSIGMEPRSLTRMLKSLEERGWIYRETDEKDKRFVKVFLTDLGKRKRTFARDGVISFNKVLQEAIPKDKLDVFFEVIDQIKDLVDEQTNDTKAGLAELNNLNGRDDKKEN encoded by the coding sequence ATGAAAAAGGAAGAAACAATAGATTTTCATATTAAGTGGACCTGGCATGCCATTTCGCGGATGTACAATGTCTATGCCGGGCAAAACGATATGACCATGTCTATTGGTTATGTACTTCTGAACATCGATTTGGAACACGGTACACCGGCCACCAAGATAGGGCCGTCGATTGGGATGGAACCCAGAAGCTTGACTCGCATGCTGAAATCGTTGGAAGAAAGAGGGTGGATTTACCGTGAAACCGACGAAAAGGACAAGCGTTTCGTGAAAGTGTTCCTTACCGATTTGGGTAAAAGAAAAAGAACATTTGCCCGCGACGGAGTGATTTCGTTCAACAAAGTGTTGCAAGAAGCAATTCCGAAAGACAAACTGGATGTGTTTTTTGAAGTGATTGACCAGATCAAGGATTTGGTGGATGAGCAAACGAATGATACCAAAGCGGGTTTGGCCGAATTGAACAATTTGAACGGAAGAGATGACAAAAAGGAAAATTAA